A genomic segment from Streptomyces sp. NBC_01233 encodes:
- a CDS encoding dihydroorotase — protein MSKILIRGAKVLGGEAQDVLIDGETIAEVGTGLSAEGATVIEAEGQVLLPGLVDLHTHLREPGREDSETVLTGTRAAASGGYTAVFAMANTFPVADTAGVVEQVWRLGKESGYCDVQPIGAVTVGLEGKQLSELGAMHDSAARVTVFSDDGKCVDDAVIMRRALEYVKAFGGVVAQHAQEPRLTEGAQMNEGIVSAELGLGGWPAVAEESIIARDVLLAEHVGSRVHICHLSTAGSVEIVRWAKSRGIDVTAEVTPHHLLLTEELVRSYNAVYKVNPPLRTERDVLALREALADGTIDIVATDHAPHPHEDKDCEWAAAAMGMVGLETALSVVQQTMVETGLLDWAGVAERMSFAPARIGSLENHGRPVSAGEPANLTLVDTSYRGVVDPAHFASRSRNTPYEGRELPGRVTHTFLRGRATVVDGKLA, from the coding sequence ATGAGCAAGATCCTTATCCGTGGCGCGAAGGTACTCGGCGGCGAGGCGCAGGACGTCCTGATCGACGGCGAGACCATCGCCGAGGTCGGCACCGGCCTGTCCGCCGAGGGCGCGACCGTCATCGAGGCCGAGGGCCAGGTCCTCCTGCCGGGCCTCGTCGACCTGCACACCCACCTGCGCGAGCCCGGCCGCGAGGACTCCGAGACCGTCCTCACCGGCACCCGCGCCGCAGCCTCCGGCGGCTACACCGCCGTCTTCGCGATGGCGAACACCTTCCCCGTCGCCGACACCGCCGGCGTGGTCGAGCAGGTCTGGCGCCTGGGCAAGGAGTCCGGCTACTGCGACGTGCAGCCCATCGGCGCCGTCACCGTCGGCCTGGAGGGCAAGCAGCTCTCCGAGCTGGGCGCCATGCACGACTCCGCCGCCCGCGTCACCGTCTTCTCCGACGACGGCAAGTGCGTGGACGACGCCGTGATCATGCGCCGCGCCCTGGAGTACGTGAAGGCCTTCGGCGGCGTCGTCGCCCAGCACGCCCAGGAGCCCCGCCTCACCGAGGGCGCCCAGATGAACGAGGGCATCGTCTCCGCCGAGCTCGGTCTGGGCGGCTGGCCGGCCGTCGCCGAGGAGTCGATCATCGCCCGCGACGTCCTCCTCGCCGAGCACGTCGGCTCCCGCGTCCACATCTGCCACCTCTCCACCGCCGGCTCCGTCGAGATCGTCCGCTGGGCCAAGTCCCGCGGCATCGACGTCACCGCCGAGGTCACCCCGCACCACCTCCTCCTCACCGAGGAGCTCGTGCGCTCGTACAACGCGGTCTACAAGGTCAACCCGCCGCTGCGCACCGAGCGCGACGTGCTGGCCCTGCGCGAGGCCCTCGCCGACGGCACGATCGACATCGTCGCCACCGACCACGCCCCGCACCCGCACGAGGACAAGGACTGCGAGTGGGCCGCCGCCGCCATGGGCATGGTCGGCCTGGAGACGGCGCTCTCCGTCGTCCAGCAGACGATGGTGGAGACCGGGCTGCTCGACTGGGCCGGGGTCGCCGAGCGGATGTCCTTCGCTCCGGCGCGCATCGGCAGCCTGGAGAACCACGGCCGTCCCGTCTCGGCAGGTGAACCCGCGAACCTGACCTTGGTCGATACCTCGTACCGTGGTGTCGTGGACCCCGCACACTTCGCCTCCCGCAGCCGCAACACGCCTTACGAGGGCCGTGAGCTGCCGGGGCGCGTCACTCACACCTTCCTGCGGGGCCGGGCAACGGTCGTGGACGGGAAACTGGCGTGA
- a CDS encoding PH-like domain-containing protein produces the protein MTPAVIQLAAEAAERQSAEVTSVGARIAWVVGLIVFIAFVYWLMRQGWKWRGALQNDLPELPAAPDGLPEHRLALTGRYHGSTTAGQWLDRIVAHGLGLRSRVELTLTDAGLDVVRPGANDFFVPAAQLRGARLDKGIAGKVLTEGGLLVVTWAHGDKLIDSGFRSDRAAEHAAWVEAINSMNSSITTEGAER, from the coding sequence GTGACACCTGCAGTAATCCAACTGGCCGCCGAGGCCGCCGAACGACAGTCGGCGGAGGTGACCAGCGTCGGCGCCCGCATCGCGTGGGTGGTCGGCCTGATCGTCTTCATCGCGTTCGTGTACTGGCTGATGCGGCAGGGCTGGAAATGGCGCGGCGCTCTGCAGAACGATCTGCCGGAGCTGCCCGCCGCCCCCGACGGCCTTCCCGAGCACCGGCTGGCCCTGACCGGCCGGTACCACGGGTCCACCACCGCCGGGCAGTGGCTCGACCGGATCGTCGCCCACGGCCTGGGCCTGCGCAGCCGGGTCGAGCTCACGCTCACCGACGCGGGCCTCGACGTGGTCCGACCGGGGGCCAACGACTTCTTCGTACCGGCCGCGCAGCTGCGCGGCGCCCGCCTCGACAAGGGAATCGCGGGCAAGGTACTCACCGAGGGCGGTCTGCTCGTCGTCACCTGGGCGCACGGCGACAAGCTGATCGACTCCGGATTCCGCTCCGACCGCGCGGCCGAACACGCCGCCTGGGTCGAGGCGATCAACTCCATGAACTCATCCATCACGACGGAAGGCGCCGAACGATGA
- a CDS encoding AAA family ATPase, which produces MHQGVGGGGAGWGQPGPHPAAPPQPPIPPAQGWPGTPQPGHRPPPPPHPVPPVPEATGHIPLPPAVAGTGAAVLAVLLIGPAGAGKTTVARHWAGTRPVPTAHISLDDVREWVCSGFADPQAGWNEHSEAQYRLARRTCGFAARNYLANGISCILDDAVFPDRPVVGLGGWKRHVGPTLLPVVLLPGLEIVLERNTHRSGNRRLSDEEVARIHGRMAGWYGSGLPIIDNSHLDVEGTARALDDVLARALAGQ; this is translated from the coding sequence ATGCACCAAGGAGTGGGGGGCGGGGGAGCGGGATGGGGACAGCCGGGACCGCACCCGGCGGCGCCCCCGCAGCCGCCCATACCCCCGGCGCAGGGCTGGCCGGGCACTCCCCAGCCCGGGCACCGGCCCCCGCCGCCCCCGCACCCGGTGCCACCCGTGCCGGAGGCCACCGGACACATCCCGCTGCCGCCCGCGGTGGCGGGTACCGGAGCGGCCGTGCTCGCCGTACTGCTGATCGGCCCGGCCGGCGCGGGGAAGACCACCGTCGCGCGGCACTGGGCCGGCACCCGGCCCGTGCCGACGGCCCACATCAGCCTGGACGACGTCCGGGAGTGGGTGTGCTCGGGCTTCGCGGACCCGCAGGCGGGCTGGAACGAGCACTCCGAGGCCCAGTACCGGCTCGCCCGCCGCACCTGCGGCTTCGCCGCCCGCAACTACCTGGCGAACGGGATCTCCTGCATCCTGGACGACGCCGTCTTCCCCGACCGGCCCGTGGTCGGGCTGGGCGGCTGGAAGAGGCACGTGGGCCCCACGCTGCTCCCGGTCGTGCTGCTGCCCGGCCTGGAGATCGTCCTGGAGCGGAACACGCACCGCTCCGGCAACCGCCGCCTCTCCGACGAGGAGGTCGCCCGGATCCACGGCAGGATGGCCGGCTGGTACGGCTCGGGCCTGCCCATCATCGACAACTCCCACCTCGACGTCGAGGGCACGGCGCGCGCCCTGGACGACGTGCTGGCCCGGGCCCTGGCGGGGCAGTAG
- the bldD gene encoding transcriptional regulator BldD, with protein sequence MSSEYAKQLGAKLRAIRTQQGLSLHGVEEKSQGRWKAVVVGSYERGDRAVTVQRLAELADFYGVPVQELLPGTTPGGAAEPPPKLRLDLERLAGVPAEKAGPLQRYAATIQSQRGDYNGKVLSIRQDDLRTLAVIYDQSPSVLTEQLISWGVLDADARRAVAHEDI encoded by the coding sequence ATGTCCAGCGAATACGCCAAACAGCTCGGGGCCAAGCTCCGCGCCATCCGCACCCAGCAGGGCCTTTCCCTCCACGGTGTCGAGGAGAAGTCCCAGGGCCGGTGGAAGGCCGTGGTGGTCGGGTCCTACGAGCGCGGGGACCGCGCCGTGACCGTCCAGCGCCTTGCCGAGCTGGCGGACTTCTACGGGGTTCCGGTGCAGGAACTGCTTCCGGGCACGACTCCCGGCGGGGCTGCCGAGCCGCCGCCGAAGCTGCGCCTCGACCTGGAGCGCCTGGCGGGCGTTCCCGCCGAGAAGGCCGGCCCGCTGCAGCGTTACGCGGCCACGATCCAGAGCCAGCGCGGCGACTACAACGGCAAGGTGCTGTCGATCCGCCAGGACGACCTGCGCACCCTGGCCGTCATCTACGACCAGTCCCCCTCAGTCCTGACCGAGCAGCTGATCAGCTGGGGCGTGCTGGACGCGGACGCGCGCCGTGCGGTGGCGCACGAGGACATCTAG
- a CDS encoding M24 family metallopeptidase — MSDVYAARRGLLRDRCAAAGNAAALITRPANVRYLSGAFPLGAVLLVGPTEDVMFCAGAPTGEADEGRPDEHLRVSVLGNPGADPAVAAADMAAGVRADSLAVEEHHLTVGRHRALRSVAPKLHLADLGTAVEQQRLVKDEEEIACLRIAAEIADQALGELLESILVGRTERHLALELERRLVDHGADGPAFPTSVGTGPHSGRSRHRPSDRRVEEGDFLSVCLGANYRGYRCEIGRTFVIGTSPADWQIALYDLVFTAQRAGREALLPGAAYRDVDHAARSVLDSAGHSEAIAPWTGHGVGLEIDEDPQLAPTAMGKLDACVPVTVEPGVHLPGRGGVRIDDTLVVRPEADGGPELLTITTKELLAL; from the coding sequence ATGTCAGACGTGTACGCCGCCCGCCGGGGCCTGCTTCGCGACCGATGCGCCGCCGCGGGGAACGCCGCCGCACTGATCACGCGTCCGGCGAACGTCCGCTACCTCTCCGGGGCGTTCCCGCTCGGCGCCGTACTGCTGGTCGGGCCCACCGAAGACGTGATGTTCTGCGCCGGCGCGCCCACCGGCGAGGCGGACGAGGGGCGCCCCGACGAGCACCTGAGGGTCTCCGTGCTGGGGAACCCCGGCGCCGACCCGGCCGTCGCGGCCGCCGACATGGCCGCCGGCGTAAGGGCCGACTCGCTCGCGGTGGAGGAACACCACCTCACCGTCGGCCGGCACCGGGCCCTGCGCTCCGTGGCGCCCAAGCTGCACCTCGCCGACCTCGGGACCGCGGTGGAGCAGCAGCGCCTCGTCAAGGACGAGGAGGAGATCGCCTGCCTGCGGATCGCCGCCGAGATCGCCGACCAGGCCCTCGGCGAGCTGCTGGAATCCATCCTCGTGGGACGCACCGAACGGCACCTCGCCCTGGAGCTGGAGCGGCGGCTCGTCGACCACGGGGCGGACGGTCCCGCCTTCCCGACCTCCGTCGGCACCGGCCCGCACTCGGGGCGCTCCCGGCACCGGCCCTCCGACCGCCGGGTGGAGGAGGGCGACTTCCTCTCGGTCTGTCTCGGCGCCAACTACCGCGGCTACCGGTGCGAGATCGGCCGGACCTTCGTGATCGGCACCAGCCCTGCGGACTGGCAGATCGCGCTGTACGACCTCGTGTTCACCGCCCAGCGGGCGGGCCGCGAGGCCCTGCTGCCCGGTGCGGCGTACCGGGACGTGGACCATGCCGCACGCTCCGTCCTGGACTCCGCGGGCCACTCGGAAGCCATCGCTCCGTGGACCGGACACGGCGTGGGCCTCGAAATCGACGAGGACCCGCAGCTTGCACCTACGGCAATGGGTAAACTGGACGCTTGCGTGCCGGTCACCGTCGAACCGGGGGTTCACCTCCCGGGCCGGGGAGGTGTCCGGATCGATGACACGCTCGTCGTACGCCCCGAGGCGGACGGCGGTCCCGAGCTACTCACCATTACGACCAAGGAGCTGCTCGCGCTCTAG
- a CDS encoding aspartate carbamoyltransferase catalytic subunit yields the protein MKRHLISAADLTRDDAVLILDTAEEMARVADRPIKKLPTLRGLTVVNLFFEDSTRTRISFEAAAKRLSADVINFSAKGSSVSKGESLKDTALTLEAMGADAVVIRHHASGAPYRLATSGWIDSAVVNAGDGTHEHPTQALLDAFTMRRRLVGRDAGLGKDLNGRRITIVGDVLHSRVARSNVHLLHTLGAEVTLVAPPTLVPIGVETWPCEVSYSLDDVLPKSDAVMMLRVQRERMNAAFFPTEREYSRRYGLDGDRMAKMPEHAIVMHPGPMNRGMEITAQVADSDRCTAVEQVANGVSTRMAVLYLLLGGSEPAVTTTPAAARTEETK from the coding sequence ATGAAGCGCCACCTCATCTCGGCCGCCGATCTCACGCGCGACGACGCCGTCCTGATCCTCGACACCGCCGAGGAGATGGCCCGCGTCGCGGACCGGCCGATCAAGAAGCTGCCCACCCTGCGCGGTCTCACGGTCGTCAACCTCTTCTTCGAGGACTCGACCCGCACCCGGATCTCCTTCGAGGCGGCCGCCAAGCGACTCTCCGCCGACGTCATCAACTTCTCCGCCAAGGGTTCCTCCGTTTCCAAGGGCGAATCCCTGAAGGACACCGCGCTGACCCTGGAGGCCATGGGCGCCGACGCGGTCGTCATCCGCCACCACGCCTCCGGCGCGCCCTACCGGCTCGCGACCTCCGGCTGGATCGACTCCGCCGTGGTCAACGCCGGCGACGGCACCCACGAGCACCCCACCCAGGCCCTGCTGGACGCCTTCACCATGCGCCGCCGCCTGGTCGGCCGCGACGCCGGCCTCGGCAAGGACCTGAACGGCCGCCGGATCACGATCGTCGGCGACGTCCTGCACAGCCGCGTGGCCCGCTCCAACGTCCACCTGCTGCACACCCTCGGCGCCGAGGTCACCCTGGTGGCCCCGCCCACGCTCGTCCCGATCGGCGTCGAGACCTGGCCGTGCGAGGTCTCGTACAGCCTCGACGACGTGCTGCCGAAGTCCGATGCGGTGATGATGCTGCGTGTGCAGCGCGAACGCATGAACGCCGCCTTCTTCCCGACGGAGCGCGAGTACTCCCGCCGGTACGGGCTCGACGGCGACCGCATGGCGAAGATGCCCGAGCACGCCATCGTGATGCACCCCGGCCCCATGAACCGCGGCATGGAGATCACCGCCCAGGTCGCCGACTCCGACCGCTGCACGGCCGTCGAGCAGGTCGCCAACGGCGTCTCCACCCGGATGGCCGTCCTGTACCTGCTGCTCGGAGGCTCCGAGCCCGCCGTCACCACCACCCCCGCCGCCGCGCGCACCGAGGAGACCAAGTAA
- the nusB gene encoding transcription antitermination factor NusB has protein sequence MAARSNARKRAFQILFEADQRDVPVREVLADWIRHSRSDDRQPPVSAFTMDLVEGYADKVNRIDDLIVTYAVDWELDRMPVADRNILRLGAYELIWVDDTPDAVAIDEAVQLAKEFSTDESPSFVNGLLARFKDLKPSLRRE, from the coding sequence GTGGCTGCTCGGAGCAATGCGCGCAAGCGCGCCTTCCAGATCCTTTTCGAGGCGGACCAGCGCGACGTGCCCGTGCGCGAGGTCCTCGCGGACTGGATCCGCCACTCGCGGTCGGACGACCGGCAGCCGCCGGTCAGCGCCTTCACGATGGATCTCGTCGAGGGGTACGCCGACAAGGTGAACCGCATCGACGACCTGATCGTCACCTACGCCGTGGACTGGGAGCTCGACCGCATGCCGGTCGCGGACCGGAACATCCTGCGGCTCGGTGCCTACGAGCTGATCTGGGTGGACGACACCCCGGACGCCGTGGCCATCGACGAGGCCGTCCAGCTGGCCAAGGAGTTCTCGACGGACGAGTCGCCCTCGTTCGTGAACGGGCTGCTGGCCCGGTTCAAGGACCTGAAGCCGAGCCTGCGCCGCGAGTAG
- the efp gene encoding elongation factor P — protein sequence MASTNDLKNGMVLKLDGGQLWSVVEFQHVKPGKGPAFVRTKLKHVLSGKVVDKTFNAGTKVDTATIDRRDMQFSYMDGEYFVFMDMTTFDQLMVDKKAVGDAANFLIEGFTASVAQHEGEVLYVELPAAVELKIEHTDPGVQGDRSTGGTKPATLETGYEIQVPLFVTTGETVKVDTRTSDYLGRKSN from the coding sequence GTGGCTTCCACGAACGACCTCAAGAACGGCATGGTGCTGAAGCTCGACGGGGGCCAGCTCTGGTCCGTCGTCGAGTTCCAGCACGTCAAGCCCGGCAAGGGCCCGGCCTTCGTGCGCACCAAGCTCAAGCACGTGCTCTCCGGCAAGGTCGTCGACAAGACCTTCAACGCCGGCACGAAGGTCGACACGGCCACGATCGACCGCCGCGACATGCAGTTCTCTTACATGGACGGCGAGTACTTCGTCTTCATGGACATGACCACCTTCGACCAGCTGATGGTGGACAAGAAGGCTGTCGGCGACGCCGCCAACTTCCTGATCGAGGGCTTCACCGCCTCGGTCGCCCAGCACGAGGGCGAGGTGCTCTACGTCGAGCTCCCGGCCGCGGTCGAGCTCAAGATCGAGCACACCGACCCGGGCGTCCAGGGCGACCGCTCCACCGGTGGCACCAAGCCCGCCACCCTGGAGACCGGCTACGAGATCCAGGTCCCGCTCTTCGTCACCACCGGCGAGACGGTCAAGGTCGACACCCGCACCAGCGACTACCTCGGCCGGAAGAGCAACTAA
- the carA gene encoding glutamine-hydrolyzing carbamoyl-phosphate synthase small subunit produces the protein MTTSTRGAAKAPAVLVLEDGRIFRGRAYGAVGETFGEAVFSTGMTGYQETLTDPSYHRQVVVMTAPHVGNTGVNDEDPESSRIWVAGYVVRDPARVPSNWRSQRSLDEELVKQGVVGISGIDTRALTRHLRERGAMRVGIFSGDAWTGIRDEALLAKVQSQPQMKGANLSAEVATKEAYVVPAIGEKRFTVAAVDLGIKGMTPHRMAERGIEVHVLPATATVEDVYAVNPDGVFFSNGPGDPATADGPVAVMQGVLERKTPLFGICFGNQILGRALGFGTYKLKYGHRGINQPVQDRTTGKVEITAHNHGFAVDAPLDKVTETAYGRAEVSHVCLNDQVVEGLQLLDQPAFSVQYHPEAAAGPHDAAYLFDRFTSLMETALMEAERA, from the coding sequence ATGACGACCTCCACCAGGGGAGCAGCCAAAGCTCCCGCCGTACTCGTCCTGGAGGACGGTCGGATCTTCCGCGGCCGTGCCTACGGCGCTGTGGGGGAGACCTTCGGCGAGGCCGTGTTCTCCACCGGCATGACCGGATACCAGGAGACCCTCACCGACCCGTCGTACCACCGGCAGGTCGTCGTGATGACCGCCCCGCACGTGGGCAACACCGGCGTCAACGACGAGGACCCCGAGTCCTCCCGCATCTGGGTGGCCGGCTACGTCGTGCGCGACCCCGCACGCGTCCCCTCCAACTGGCGCTCGCAGCGCTCGCTGGACGAGGAGCTGGTCAAGCAGGGCGTCGTCGGCATCTCCGGCATCGACACCCGCGCCCTGACCCGCCACCTGCGCGAGCGCGGCGCCATGCGCGTCGGCATCTTCTCCGGCGACGCCTGGACGGGCATCCGCGACGAGGCCCTGCTGGCCAAGGTCCAGTCGCAGCCGCAGATGAAGGGCGCGAACCTCTCCGCCGAGGTCGCCACCAAGGAGGCGTACGTCGTCCCCGCGATCGGCGAGAAGCGCTTCACCGTCGCCGCCGTCGACCTCGGCATCAAGGGCATGACCCCGCACCGGATGGCCGAGCGCGGCATCGAGGTGCACGTGCTGCCCGCCACCGCCACCGTCGAGGACGTGTACGCGGTCAACCCGGACGGCGTGTTCTTCTCCAACGGCCCGGGCGACCCGGCCACCGCCGACGGCCCCGTCGCCGTCATGCAGGGAGTGCTGGAGCGCAAGACCCCGCTCTTCGGCATCTGCTTCGGCAACCAGATCCTGGGCCGCGCGCTCGGCTTCGGCACCTACAAGCTGAAGTACGGCCACCGCGGCATCAACCAGCCGGTGCAGGACCGCACCACCGGCAAGGTCGAGATCACCGCGCACAACCACGGCTTCGCCGTCGACGCGCCCCTCGACAAGGTCACCGAGACCGCCTACGGCCGCGCCGAGGTCTCCCACGTCTGCCTGAACGACCAGGTCGTCGAAGGCCTCCAGCTGCTCGACCAGCCGGCCTTCTCCGTCCAGTACCACCCCGAGGCGGCTGCCGGCCCGCACGACGCCGCGTACCTCTTCGACCGCTTCACGTCTTTGATGGAAACCGCCCTGATGGAGGCCGAGCGTGCCTAA
- the pyrR gene encoding bifunctional pyr operon transcriptional regulator/uracil phosphoribosyltransferase PyrR, with the protein MDTQQHADSMRPVLEAQDIARVLTRIAHEIVERAKGADDVVLLGIPTRGVYLARRLAAKLEEITGSKIPVGSLDITMYRDDLRMKPARAIGRTEIPGDDLDGRLVVLVDDVLFSGRTIRAALDALGDLGRPRAVQLAVLVDRGHRELPIRADYVGKNLPTSLRETVKVQLEEEDGRDAVLLGQRTAQAAGL; encoded by the coding sequence ATGGACACCCAGCAGCACGCAGATTCCATGCGCCCCGTACTCGAAGCGCAGGACATCGCGCGGGTCCTGACCCGCATCGCCCACGAGATCGTCGAACGCGCCAAGGGCGCCGACGACGTGGTGCTCCTCGGCATTCCCACCCGCGGTGTGTACCTCGCCCGCCGGCTGGCCGCCAAGCTCGAAGAGATCACCGGCTCGAAGATCCCGGTCGGCTCCCTCGACATCACCATGTACCGCGACGACCTGCGGATGAAGCCCGCCCGCGCGATCGGGCGCACCGAGATCCCCGGCGACGACCTCGACGGCCGCCTCGTCGTCCTCGTCGACGACGTGCTCTTCTCCGGCCGCACCATCCGCGCCGCGCTCGACGCCCTCGGCGACCTCGGCCGCCCGCGCGCCGTGCAGCTCGCCGTCCTCGTCGACCGCGGCCACCGCGAACTGCCGATCCGCGCCGACTACGTCGGCAAGAACCTCCCCACGTCGCTGCGGGAGACCGTCAAGGTCCAGCTCGAGGAGGAGGACGGCCGTGACGCCGTGCTGCTCGGCCAGCGGACCGCCCAGGCAGCAGGGCTGTAG